ctcaaagctattttttcctttggtgaaTCTTGCCTACAAGTGACATTCCTAGGCATCTGGGTGGATGAGAAGACATTGAATtagtgttctttcttttctagcaagtacagaagaataaataaaaaaaaccactcatCAATCTACTTAACAGATGAATATGAGCATTAATGCATCTGAACAGGGTgcagaaaaaacagtattacaAGTCTTTCCTGTAGAGGCCAACTCCATACGGCTTTTTCAACATTACTGCACGTCAGGGTCCTCACAGAAGTTGTTTCTTGTACAATGTATTAACTATTCCAACTTACAAATACCTAGTTAAAGCTCCTGTTAAACACTGGAATACTTACGATGCAAAAAAACTTCCACAGCTGTCAGTTTACCCACATGTACCAGTCAACAGTGACATAAAAGTACTCCAAGTACACTTAAGCTTATCTGCTGACCTGTGGGTTTGCTGCAGTTGCACTGGGGTCTTCTATCACCTCGTCTTCTTGTACAATATCAAACAGCTGGAATTTCCCACCACAGTCTGAACTCTCATCAACAGCACTCGTTTCCTTTTGCGAAGCATCTTCTGTTGCTTCAGAGTCTGATCTGTCACCGTCAGTCGACGCCTTACCATCTGCGGCAGGTGCATTGGCTCCGCTAGCATTGGGTCGATGGCTGGCTATTACACGGTAAcgattttccttcctcttcgCTTCCTTGGAAGAACGGAGCTCCTGAACGATCCGCTGAGTGCTTCCTAAGGAGGGCCGCAGACTTTGCACTGCTCTGTCTCGAGTGATAACTTCTTGAACATACTTCTGAACCGGCTCGTTCTGGGTAGAGGAACAAGGAGGAGGAATAGAAACAATGACATGGTCAACACAGTAAGGCATACCCCTCGTGCCCCTCACTGGAGGCGATCAGCGACTATTGCTGGCACATCCTAATTGAGAACTGCAGTGCTAGTGTTCGTAACAACATTCAAGTCACTCCTATTGCTTCAAGTAATGAAACTGCCATCCTGTTCTCCAGATACAGGAAGAAGgtacaaaatatttgcaaactgTAAGGCTGTTCTTATATTATTTAAGGATACATATACTTTATGGTATAGAAGAACtcttcaaacaaaaacacctgcCTCAAAAAGACTGACGGTCCTAACTTCAAACCACAACATCCTTTACACCCTCACCTGTGAAAAACAgctccaagaaaaaaacagcaaaaggcCGTGGGTCGCTAATGTTGCGTAGCTGAGCCCCAGCACACCGAGCTGACAGACCCCTGCCCTGAGGCACGACCCCAGCCCTCCCACACCGAAGGCAGGCGCAGCTCCTCGCAGCAGCCGTCCCACTAAGGGAGCCCGCCAGAGTCCCTTGCATCAGCTGCGCCTCTACCTTAGAGGAGACGGTGGCCACCAGCTTGAAGAGGCTCTTCTCCACCTCTGGGGCCCCGCCGGGCTCGGTGCGGGGCCGCTTGCAGGCGAGCAGCAGCGCCCCGGCCGGCTCGGGACCGCCGCGCTTCCTCTGGACGCGCAGCACAGCCGCCGCCTCCATGGTGCCGCGCGGGGCAGGCCGGGAAGAGGGCGGCCGCTGCCCGCAGGCTCCATGGCGCCGCGCGGGGCACGGCGGGAAGGGGCGGCCTGAGGGGGAGCGGTGGCGGCTGCTAGGTGCTTTGAGGGGAGGCGAGCCCGAGGCTGGTTGGGgacggggagaggagagaagagggtCGTCGTCTCCCCCCGCAGCTCCTTTCTGAGGTGGGGTAAACGCTGCCTTTTCGCCGGAGCGCTTTGCTGTCAGCTTGTAGGTCCGCCCTCAGGCTGTGGGGTTCCCCCGGCATGAGGCGCTTCGCCGCGTGGGGGAGGcgttttgcttttaaacaacgCCGTTTGGttgttaatttttctgtggTGAGTCTAAGTTTGAGCTTAGAAAACGTTTTTCCTCTTGGAAGGCAGCGATCAGCGTGCTGGCTGAGGCGGGTGTATGAGGGAAGGTGCGTGTTTGTGCCCAGAGCgaaagtaatttctgttttcactgggtttgtttgtttctttgttcacAGACGCTATTTTAAGTGTTATATTGAAGGCAAATCAGCAAAATTGCATGATATATTAATAGAGATTGATCATGAAGACCTTTTGCGGAAGGGCTAACCCGACCACTGGTGCCATGGAGTGGTTAGAAGAGGATGAGAACTACGACTACCATCAGGAAATTGCAAGGTATGCTGGAAAATAACTGTACTATTTGCTTCTCtatcattattttgttttatctttgtaGAAATTCGAGGGACATGAGATGAGCACACTGCAGGACAGTCTAAATGTTATGGTTCCTAGGGTTTTATGGGGCAGAATTATAGATGTAGAATTTTGTAAAGTATTCTCCAAGTAGttccaattttttaaaaacactttttgagGTTCTGATTTTAATACCAACACTCACCCAACTGTGGCAAAGTATGTTGgctaaatttctttaaaatacataacaCAGCAAATAATTGATGATTGTCTGTTCCAGGCTCAAGTGGTTATTAATTTagcttaaaaatgcattgtgtCCTAAGTTATAACAAATGCTAGCTTTAGTGAGAGGATCTTGGTAACAAATGATAGACCATTATTAGATAGCCTTTCATTGCTTTGTATGGCTTTATATGAACTTCCATATGTCCCGGCTGTTATTTCACAGCTGTTTGGTCTACGTATTGAATCCACTGCTGAAGAGCAGATACATGCTAGCAGTTAATTAGTTCTCTCATATGCTGATGACCAGACCAGTGAACTGACTTCATTCCTTAGATCTGAGAAACCACTTGAGTCCTCAAAGTGTGTGTCGTGGTTATCTGCATGCTCACGGGCCCTGAGACTCTTTGCATTTATAGGCGAAAACCAAGGAGGTTATATGAGCAGTTGTGTAGTGTTTTGCACTATGTAGTATTTTGattggaattttatttattgtagaTCACGCTACGCAGACATGCTTCACGATAAAGACAGAGTAAGTATAGAAGCAAGAAACTATTGAATGGTgagaaaatactcatttttcttttcttgagaaTCTGTCACTGCATGACTGTACAGGTTTCTTTGAAAGATGAAGTGTTCGGATTTGTACTCTTCAAGATATCAGACCTGCTGCTGGATCAGGAGGTGCCTTCTTATGTCTGACTCTAGTACACTGCTGTTTACTGCAGGATGTGTTATTTACACTCAGTAGCTGCGTTTTGATGCTCTACATCTGACATAACCTTTTAAAAGACTTCTCATATGTCTGCATTATGACCCCTGAAGCAAACATGCTGGTGGGATTGGGCATTTAATAAGCCATGTATGGACAGCAAATTGTATATAAGAAATTAACAAACTCTGCTACAATTATATgtcaaaaatgttaaatataattGTTCAGAAAGGGATCCAACAGAATATTGTTAGATTTATAATGTCCAAAGATAGCAGATGATTTGGGAAGGTTTAATAAATTGTTTGGAAAGGATTGTCCTATAATAGACTGTTATGAAGTAAAGGTATGttttaatatgaatattttagcTGACAGGTGGCAgcatttggtttctttcctgttaCTAACACTGCTGTGTTTGTAACCCCTCTTATTGGCACGTAACCAAAAGCCGCTATTTAGACGTGTTGTTTCTCATGTACGAATGCCTTCCAGTAGATGTAGAGAGGAATCTAAATCCAAGATACTTCAGCTCTTGCCCTGGTGCAGGCCCTATATGAGTATTTTAGTgatttttcaggggaaaaaaaatcaaaaacaaaacaaaaccagtagcATCTTACCtgggtattattattattgcctTCCAAAAATGATGTATTGTATTTGTAAATTATGCATGCAATGTAAATAGCTGACTGATTGGTGATGAGGAGAATGGTATGATAAGATTGATTTGCTGTAAATGAACTGCTCCCTCCAAAAATGCTTGCCTTTGCTGACAATGGCTTTGGTATGATGGTATGACTGTATAGCATAAAGAATGTCTGTAGGCCTTTTTCTGATTGTGAACTCATATAGTCTAAGAAGTCAAAATTTCTGCACAAAAAAAGTGTATGAAGCTGAGAGGTTGCTGActccccccccccgtttttttttttaaatttatttccacagaACATGAAATATTACCAAGGTATTCGTGCTGCAGTGAGCCGAGTaaaagaaagaggtgaaaaagCAATTGTTCTCGATATAGGGACTGGCACAGGACTCCTGTCTATGATGGCAGCTTCAGCAGGTGCAGATTTCTGCTATGCAATTGAGGTGAGCATTTGTTACTGATTACACGTACTTGCATCCGTGTTTATAACCTCTAACTACAGTTGTTGTGTCTTCTTGATCAGTCATGggtgcatttgcttttttgtactttgctttctgaagtgcAAATTTGATGCCTTTTTATGCATGTGAAAAAGGTAAATCTTACAAGAACATAGTTGAAAAggcataaaacatttttcatttttgggaCAGCTTTTGTAAATGTAGAGATCATCTAAGTCAAATTCTACAGTGTTCTGACTCTTCTACTTAAAAAACCTCAAAGTTgattaatgtttttgaaaattttgagtATTCTCAAACCATATTGCTGATCTTCGTAAGTTTCAACTCTTGTAGGTGGCTTCTCAGGCCACTAAAATGTGGATGACATCTTAATAAAGAAACTGTCTCATAAACTGATTTTACCATCTCTGTGATTAGATAGAGCATCATAGTCCTTAACAGCCATTACTTATGTTAAGGATAACAATAGGAACATTTTGACCAGTttaagttctcttttttttaatgcgtATGAAGAAACAGAGAACATTCGCTTGTCCCTAGGTCACAGTCTTGAGAGCTATTGGTGCATAAGTTCTAATAGCAATATATTATTCCAGCTTTGGAACTTGGGCTAGGTTCCAAGTAGGTCACAAATTTCTTATCCTAAGTAGTCAAATTGTGTGGCcaggtaaaatatttaaaattttttagtttaaaaacaatctgGTCATTAAGCCCTTCCAACACACTCTTCATCATTATGTTATTTGCAGGCTATCTGCTTTCTTTATTACTCTCTTCactctgaaggaaagaaaacttctctTCAATGTTACGCTGTCAATAAGAGCACATTTTTGGAATATTCCAGTGACTATTTGAGTGCtggttgctctttttttcttttatttttttcttttattattattacatctTGAGACCAAGCCTTTTATAATGCAtatgtatctttatttttaaaaataatgagtttgtttaatgtaaatgttaaaaaaatcataaggtatatttttttttggttttcaaaagATAAAGTGGTGTAGCTTTTGGAGACAGCTGATACTGGGTTGGTAACGGTGACACTAGAGGTCTATGAACTTTTGAAATGAGGCTTGCTGTCTTGTTTCATGGTAATGAACTTCAACCGCAGGAAAATACACAGTTGAATTTTTGCAGGGCTAAACATGCTGcattttgtattgtatttttgaaagctaATGTTTGCTTACCAGTTTGTTATACTCTTGCTATTTACAGGTTTTCAAGCCCATGGCTAATGCAGCTGTGAAGATAGTGGAGAAAAATGGTTTTTGTGACAAGATCAAGGTAATCAACAAGCACTCCACTGAAGTCACAGTTGGGCCAGGTGAGAAATACAAGGCTAGGTTAAAAATCATTGGCAACTACCTCAAAACTGTGAAGGAATAtgactttttcttattttctgaatgtttttaatttataagaaagaaattcttttttagCTAGAAAGTAATATTGGAAGGTTACTTTGAAAGGAAGTGTTTTTAGTAATATTTAAGTAGTCATTTGAATTTCTTATTAAACTTTTACAGGgaattattttgcattcttcAGCAGGTTCTCTGGCAGGAATAAATTTTTGAATGACTTGCCTTTTCAGCATAACATCTTGAAAGGCTTATATGGTCTTAGTATTACAATATTAAATTATGTCTTTAAGATGGAGATATGCAGTGTCGTGCGAATATCCTGGTAACAGAATTATTTGACACAGAGCTGATAGGAGAAGGTGCCTTACCAACATATGAGCATGCGCACAAATACCTTGTACGGGTAAGAAAATACAGTCTGTTATTTATTCCTAGGGAAACTCTTGTCTTTTTTGGAATAGGATGGAGGTTATATTTGATTTAGGCTTCTGTATAATTTGTAAATAATCCAGCAGCTGTGCTAATTTCTTATTCAGATAATAATTTACTACATTCATTCCTAGAATAAAGCTGTTGGGGTATGTATCATAAATTACCATCTCTGAAATTAtgcttaattttatattaaaactaATAACTTGCTGCTTAGCAAATGTCTTTCAGAAAGGTATCCAGTTCTAATTTGGAGCTTTCCTTAGTAGTTGGTTCCAATGACAAATGGGTTCCaagatgttttcaaaaacattttttttctcctcctaaaTTTGATGGACTTCACGTCCTTggcattcattttccttgtaaGAGGAGGCACTTGCCGCTCAGCGTGTTTTTTGCCTGGGGAGATAGTTTAAACGTTGTATTTAAATTAACAGCCAGTGGGTTTTTTTGACATGTAATCCATGGATATAATTTTATGGCTTTCTCCTTTACCCTTTTcaatttttccctttagttaaaaGGTAGATGACACTTTAGCTTTCTAGGCTTCATTTCACGtgttttacatataaaaacaatatCACTCCATAACTTTGTACAGCTTCCCACATTTAACTGTAAATTGTAATTAGTACATTTTACAAAAGCATTGATCTTGGAATTCAGTTAGCTCATAGTTCACATTGTGTTTTTTAGAACAACTGTTAACGTTTTCTGCCCTTTAATCAGGGTCAAAAAGttgtcattaaataaatatttgagccattatttttctgatttactCATTGCAAACACAAATTCTGTGTTAATGATGATAGCTTAATAGTAATGTGCCTGGAGAAGCTCCAGACGGATTCCTCATCTCAGTATGGGAACTGCGATGCAAGTTTAACTCAGCAAATAAACTGTTCTGTTGTGTCATTAATATAACAAAGTGATCTGGCCTTCTGAAAGACACCTGACAGGATGGATAAGTGTAACATTTCACAGAGAGGTAAAGAGAAGAGTCTCTGAAATAATTGGAGTTTTAAGATTTCAAAGTTCTCAGTCCAACTACGTGttctttaaattgtttcatGTTTCAGCTGATTTAATTCTTGTGCGTGTTAAGAAGTCACTTTGTTGAATGCTTCTACCTTTTGTTCTGAACACTTAGGAAGGATGTGAGGCAGTGCCTCACAGGGCAACAGTGTATGTCCAGTTAGTGGAATCCAAAAGAATGTGGTCCTGGAACAAACTGTTTCCTGTTTGTGTCGAAGCAGAGGACGGTGAAAAAATTGTCGTTTGCCCTTCAGAAATGGAGAACTGTCCAGGTGTTCCTTCTGTTTGTGATATCCAACTGAACCAGATGCCTTCAAATGACTTCACTGTCCTTAGTGATGTGGTGACAATGTTCAGGTAAGCTAGGCATTGTTTtgttcaaagcaaaattttcctGTTGTGCTTTTGGTATAAATTGTGCATTCAGCGTAGGAAGCGGGTGAGAATTTCTGAAGAGTGCtgagtatttctttttacaatTTTGATGCTTCTCTGCAGTGTGGATTTCAGTAAGCCAGTAAGGAGTGCTTCTACCTACTACAGAGTGCAGCTGGAGCCTGTAAAATCTGGCAAGGCACAAATCGTACTTTCTTGGTGGGATATTGACATGGACCCCTCCGGGACGATAAATTGCACAATGGCTCCATACTGGGTAAAATCCACTTCTGCTTTCCAGGTAATGCTGAGCCTTCAGATACTTTTCAGCAAATGACTTGcagtaattattttaagtaaagGTCATACTGGGTGATTTAAGCAGCTGTCTTGTAAACTGTATAGGAACTTTGCTGCTATTTTATGTGTTGGAAGATGATAAACAAAATGTAGAAGTGCTAAGTTAATTATGCACCCATTTTAGGTTTGCTTTAATGTAGAACTTAAAAACTGAAGCTGTCTTCTAAATGTACGattcttgatttctttctgttacttTCAACAAAGACTTCcacatatttttccttaaatagtCTCCATCCCTAGTCAAATTgttattctgtgttttgcttcCATGTAGTTATTGTATTAAATTTCCAAATACGTGTTAGCTTTATggtaatatatttatattcacatAAAGAAGGATGGTGTGGATGAGTTGATACTGGATATTTAGAGGAATAGGAGATCACTATTAAATCAGACTCCCgtgtttttgtatttacttgCAGGATAAACTTGGTCAAACAGAAACTACGAAATGATTTCTTACACTTACTGTGTTTGAGGATAAAATTGAAAACTAGCAAGCTTCAGGGCATTAAAGGGCATTTAGCTTAAAACActttcagtgcagaaaacagattttagaaacacaaaataGTTGTGATGTCATATCATAATGACACTGATTGAGCTCATTTGATACACAAAACTCCAGACACTGGTCACTGTTTCTAATATGGGTTTCTAACATAAGTGAACTATAGAGGCAAACCagcattaataaattaattttttgatttgtttttcatttcataaaacaCAAGCTTAGTTACTCAGCAAGCCTGTGATCTCTGACTTATTCTGTTGTAAGAAATCTGTATCAAGTACCTTCAATACCCAGTATTAGGCCTTAGTCAGTCTTGCTAACATAAACAAGGTTCTTTCAACTAGTCATGTATCAGTGCTTTGAAGTCAAGCCCATTCTTACTAATTGATTTCCTGTTATTTGTTTACTTCTCATGTACTATTTATGAGTTAATCCCTAATGTTCTGTCTCTCAACTCCTTTTCAGTGGAGAGATCACTGGATGCAGTGTGTGTATTTTCTGCCAAGGGAGGAGCCAGTTCTCCAGGGTGAGAAGGTGTACCTGACTGCCTGTCGTGATGAGTACTCTGTGTGGTATAAGCTGCAGAAAGCCAGGTAACAATATGTGGGTAAAAAAAAGGGGTGCACCTTATTCCAAGCTGCACTGTTTGCTCGTAGAGATGTGctgttttgtcttcctcttccaCAAAACCCAAGAGACTACaaaaattactaaaaatgtaaatgaactAAAACTCGCTTAAATgaacaggtggaaaaaaaaaagcgattCATAGAAACACAATTGAGCTTTGGACTGCAGCCTTATTCCTGGTGGTGGTGTGTgtagcagagaaatgaaaactacCTGTGGTTGGTTCCTGGAACTCCTAAAACATAACTTAGCTGAGCTAGAATGTAGGTAAGACAGTGAAGTAATTGCCATTTTGTCTCTCTTCATTTCCTATATTCCCAGTCAGCATCGTCTTTTTAACTTGAGGAAAAGACATAAGGATTAAGCTCTCAAAAGAAGCTTAATCGTGTTGGTTGTGATGACCGTAGCAGCCAagacgttttttttttttttttttaaatgttccaaTTAGGAGTCCAAACaagcaactttttttctaaaagttcAAAGCCTAAAATACCTAACCACCAGAGACCAGTCCagtgggattttattttttttctgtaaaggcAAAAATTGGCCTTTTTGgctccttttattttgaaatgcaaagtcTAAAAACGTGTCGCTGGGGAGCTAGTAAATTTGAACAAGTACCAGTGGAGTCTATATGCATTAATGTGCATGCTAGTTAAAATGCATGAATTTACCTGTTTGGGAAAACAAATCTTTGGTGCTGTAGttaatctttcatttaatttctgcttcCCCCACGCATACTTCCAGAGGAGAAGACAATAAAGCAGATGTTTGTGTTGAGAGTCCAGTTTGTAGATGTCAGGCTCACCTTCTTTGGAATAGACCACGCTTTGGAGAATTAAATGATCAGAACAGAACACGCCAGTACATCAAGTCTTTGATGAATGTGAGTGCATGTTGCCTGTAGGTTTTCTGGCTTATGTGACAGATGTGtgtattgttttatttgaactaattatttttggaatctctttctcctttgctaAGGAGTTTACTCATAAGGTATGTTTTATTTACATCAGCAAATGTAAGTTGGATTTTGTCATGGTacatttttggtgttttttgttttaatagcaaGCAGCCATTTTTTGGATAGAAACTTGTAGCAGCTCTGTGCACTTGTGAAAAGGAGTATTGGTGATAGGATAAAGACAGACTTCTTAGGATCACGTTGAAATCAAAACATACATTCTTCTAAACACCCAATATGTGTTTATGCTGACTTTTTCAGACCTAAAGCAAGGGATTATATGAACATTTCTTAGAGTAATCTGTTCTGGGTGAAGTGGTTGTATTAATCATTGTATCTCTCAGTCCTTATTTGCTATGGAACTGTgtgaagtggggaaaaatgccTTCAAAATGTCTAGAACTTAAACTCTTTCATCTGGAATAGGAATAACAAtggcaatttattttcctgtaggTTCTGAGAACAGATAGTGTTTGCCTTTGTATCAGTGATGGCAgtctgctgcctgtgctggctcACTATCTTGGAGCAAAGCAGGTATATTACTtcctcctgtttattttttttttctgatcttttcaTTTTAGCTTGGTATTTTGGGTTCTGTCGTACTCTGGCCCTTTATTGAATTATTTCCAGAGCCTCTTTAGTGCCAAGTGTGAAGGAGGCTCCAATTGTGATGAAATGCAGGTTAAATTTGTCTCTGTTCAAGCTGAAGTCTAGGGAGATAACAGTAACCAATTTTGATGTTTACCAGTGCATAGCCTTGAATGGaagtgctgtttttcatttctcgTTGATTGCTGTTTACCTTCTTATATCTTGGTGCTTTCGAAAATACTCTTTCTACCGACCAAAATGTCtggcaggtttttttcttttctcttcaccATTctataattacatttattatcTATTCTGTAGTGAAAGGGCTGTAACAGCAAGATAAGAAGCTTTAAGAATACTGAATCTGTGTAGATGTAAGACTGAGAGTTGCCTGGCTGGCTCCCTTACGTATATACCTTACGTGATGTGGGTTTGCACGGGGCCCTCAAACTGAAGTCTGAAAAATCAGTTGGACTGAATATCCAGGAATATCTAATGTCTGATACAAAGTTTGAAGTAAAAATCTATTCTGCATTTGAAAGAGCAGATGAATGGATATATTCTGGATAACCTCTGAAATACTTAGCTTTGGGAAAGCTTCTCTCAGCAGAAAGGTACCAGTAGAACTGACACTGTAAAATACAGTGTGGGTAAAGGAGCTTTAAAAGATTAAATAGAATAAAGGATAGAGGTACTAGCTTCAAAAGGCTGGTGTGCTGCAGTGCACATCAGAGCTCTCTCCAGCTAGCGTGATCAGATCGTGTTAAACCACGATTACAAGCGGTAAGAACCTGATGGGGGTTGATTTGTTACACTGGTGATGGGGTCAGTTGTAAGtgacctgttttctttctctgctgagcTGAAGTCAGGGTGATGCACTCCTTATTCACATACgtccagaaggaaaacagttctTCCTAAAGCTCCCATCAGGATGAACCTAAATCCCCAAACTGTTGTCAGAGTGAGAATTTGAACATCTAGCTGACTGCAGCCTGGGTTTGAGGATTTTGCTGTAAGAGTTTCCTTTTTAGCAATATCCTTGCATTTATTCAGGGGTAATACATGCCTAGAGCAAACGATGTTATGTGCatcttaaaaatggaaaataaatagttaCGGTctattgtgtgtgtttttttcttgtgcagctgtgaaaacacattatttagCCTGTAGCTATTGAGcgttttttgttactgtttaaGAAGCATGTGACAATGGGCTGTAGAATGGGTGCATAGTTCATTAGGGcatcaaaatatttcccttgCTGGAAACAAGGTTGGAATTGgttggaaacagaagtgctgaggtaCTAACTATGTAATCTTTTAACtgttatgtattttctttaggtATTTACATTAGAAAACTCTGCAGTGTCCCGTTCTGTCATGGAGAAAGTGAGTTTCAATTTTGTCTTGAAGTGGTAAATGAACTCTTGGCATTTCTAATGCCAATGCTGATGATTTGGATTGTCCTTACGTAATTGCTTGGGAGTTAAATAAGATAAGTGAATGCATTTGATCATACAGTTTGACACAACAGAGGGAGGCAGAAAGATACTGGGGGGAGGTGTTCGTGTTTTTTAATAAGTTGTACAGAGCTGTGTGCTAATACTTGGAGGAATATATCCCATGTGAGAGATGTCCGATCTCACAGCTGTAACAAGCTGAATAGGTCACTGGGTACGTTGACCTGAGCAGAGGGAGTTAAAGCTGCAAGTGCTTGATCTCTCCTTGCAGATACCTGCCTgagcttctgctctgctgctgtcattGCATTGCTGATAAAAACCAagctgtttgtttctgaagtttAGTGGAATGTGAGAGCATCACGTAGTTTGTACCAGTCTAATCTGGAAGGTGGCAACTAGCAGTTCTTTCTTCCAGCTGAGACAAGAATGGgaatgcttcttttctgtacCGCTTTTAAGAGAAAGTAGACAGTGAGTCCAAACTGCAGGTGATTTTTCAGCTGCTCCTTTAGGTAGAGTACAGGAGGACCCTCTGGCAAAGTGCAGACTATTCAGAAGAGGCAGCTAATATCTAAGAAGTGATTAAAAGCAGTTTCTTGAAGTCCCTGCTCATCTGTGTCTGTTTCAGATGGCACTATATAGTCTTAAAGACTATAAAAACATAGGCAATTAGGATGCAAACCTGGTTTCAATCACAAGCCAATTATTCAGTGTATTCATAGTTCCagtaatatttctctttcttgactGTCCTTCCCATATGCTTCAGAATGCAGATGAATGAAGGTGAGGCAAATGTTGTGACATCTGCCTTTTATGTACTTAATTGAAGGAATAGGAGGGTCACGTCCTTTAGCTCACTAGGTGTGACATTTTGGCACTAACGGTGTGCACCCTTCAGGAACAGGCTTGTATCATCCTCAGAGCTGAGTTTAGGAaggcattttcttaaaatttcttgtaggtatttctttctttcttgtttattttttttctttgttaaattattattttgatgtaGGTTTGAATTTCAAATGTAGATTTTCATAAAGACAgaatgttacttttattttagttttttaaggCAAATCATCTTGAagataaaatcaaaatactagAAGCACGTCCTGAGTCACTGACATCATCTCATTTGGAAGATAAAAAGGTATGTAATAGTTGTCCTGTACTGAATTTCAGTGgcctggcagggaggggagagtgaaaatgacttttgttttccttgtgtgCTACTGTAACCACAATGAACCACAGTCCATACAAAGTGTAGTGAGCAGACAGTTGAGACTTTGTCTTACTGAAACTAAATGAAGCTTAATCTAAAGGCTTtgggttggttttctttttcatttttttgctttgtttttggaaGGATATGACTTTCCTTTCTTGCATGATCTACACCAGTTTTAACAGCAGTTGAACCAGTTTAACTGTGTATGTGTTGCTA
This genomic stretch from Cygnus olor isolate bCygOlo1 chromosome 12, bCygOlo1.pri.v2, whole genome shotgun sequence harbors:
- the PRMT7 gene encoding protein arginine N-methyltransferase 7 isoform X3, with product MKTFCGRANPTTGAMEWLEEDENYDYHQEIARSRYADMLHDKDRNMKYYQGIRAAVSRVKERGEKAIVLDIGTGTGLLSMMAASAGADFCYAIEVFKPMANAAVKIVEKNGFCDKIKVINKHSTEVTVGPDGDMQCRANILVTELFDTELIGEGALPTYEHAHKYLVREGCEAVPHRATVYVQLVESKRMWSWNKLFPVCVEAEDGEKIVVCPSEMENCPGVPSVCDIQLNQMPSNDFTVLSDVVTMFSVDFSKPVRSASTYYRVQLEPVKSGKAQIVLSWWDIDMDPSGTINCTMAPYWVKSTSAFQWRDHWMQCVYFLPREEPVLQGEKVYLTACRDEYSVWYKLQKARGEDNKADVCVESPVCRCQAHLLWNRPRFGELNDQNRTRQYIKSLMNVLRTDSVCLCISDGSLLPVLAHYLGAKQVFTLENSAVSRSVMEKFFKANHLEDKIKILEARPESLTSSHLEDKKISVLVGEPFFTTSLLPWHNLYFWYARTAVCKHLASNVTVLPQSASLHMMIVEFQDLWRIRSPCGMCEGFDVRTMDDMIKSSLDFRESKEAEPHPLWEYPCKSLSDPLEVLIFDFRETVPQHCLSTEGSVNLLRKGKSHGAVLWMEYHLTADISVSTGLMQISNEKGNCEWNPHCKQAVYFFSSVIESETLADLPSAVTYAINFDTKTGDIAMDFKLL